Proteins from a genomic interval of Rosa chinensis cultivar Old Blush chromosome 2, RchiOBHm-V2, whole genome shotgun sequence:
- the LOC112188495 gene encoding NADP-dependent glyceraldehyde-3-phosphate dehydrogenase produces MAGTGLFTEILDGEAYKYYSDGEWKKSSSGKLVPIINPTTRKVHYKVQACTQEEVNKVMESAKTAQKLWAKTPLWKRAELLHKAASILKEQKAPIAECLVKEIAKPAKDAVTEVVRSGDLISYTAEEGVRILGEGKFLLSDSFPGNERTKYCLTSKIPLGVVLAIPPFNYPVNLAVSKIAPALIAGNSLVLKPPTQGAVSALHMVHCFHLAGFPKGLISCVTGKGSEIGDFLTMHPGVNCISFTGGDTGVAISKKAGMIPLQMELGGKDACIVLEDADLDLVAVNIIKGGFSYSGQRCTAVKVVLVMESVADALVEKVKAKVAKLTVGPPEENCDITPVVTESSANYIEGLVMDAKQKEATFCQEYRREGNLIWPLLLDNVRPDMRIAWEEPFGPVLPVIRISTVEEGIHHCNASNFGLQGCVFTKDINKAMLISDAMETGTVQINSAPARGPDHFPFQGIKDSGIGSQGITNSINMMTKIKTTVINLPTPSYTMG; encoded by the exons atggCTGGTACTGGTTTGTTTACAGAGATATTGGACGGAGAAGCCTACAAGTACTACTCTGATGGAGAATGGAAGAAATCATCTTCTGGTAAACTTGTTCCCATCATCAACCCAACTACAAGAAAGGTTCACTACAAGGTTCAAG CTTGTACACAAGAAGAGGTCAACAAGGTGATGGAGTCAGCAAAAACTGCACAGAAGTTATGGGCAAAGACTCCACTTTGGAAGAGAGCAGAGCTACTTCACAAGGCTGCTTCTATCCTCAAGGAACAAAAAGCTCCAATTGCGGAGTGTTTGGTTAAAGAGATTGCTAAGCCTGCTAAAGATGCTGTTACAGAG GTTGTCAGGTCTGGAGATTTGATCTCTTACACTGCTGAAGAAGGGGTCAGGATCCTTGGTGAAGGGAAGTTCTTGTTGTCTGATAGTTTTCCTGGAAATGAAAGAACCAAGTACTGCCTCACTTCCAAG ATTCCACTTGGTGTGGTTCTAGCCATTCCACCATTTAACTATCCTGTCAACCTTGCCGTCTCAAAAATTGCTCCGGCATTGATTGCTGGAAACTCTCTTGTGCTCAAACCCCCAACTCAG GGTGCTGTTTCTGCCCTTCATATGGTACATTGTTTTCACTTGGCTGGTTTCCCCAAAGGCCTTATTAGCTGTGTCACTGGGAAAGGATCTGAGATAGGTGACTTCCTTACCATGCATCCCGGAGTGAATTGTATTAG CTTCACTGGTGGTGACACCGGTGTTGCAATTTCCAAAAAGGCAGGCATGATCCCTCTTCAGATGGAGTTGGGAGGAAAAGATGCCTGCATTGTGCTTGAAGATGCTGATCTTGATTTGGTGGCCGTAAACATAATAAAAGGAGGCTTTTCCTACAG TGGTCAGAGATGTACCGCTGTCAAGGTTGTGTTGGTGATGGAATCTGTTGCTGATGCCCTGGTTGAGAAAGTGAAGGCCAAGGTGGCAAAGTTAACCGTCGGGCCACCCGAGGAGAACTGTGACATCACTCCGGTTGTGACGGAATCATCTGCAAACTATATCGAAGGGTTGGTTATGGATGCAAAACAGAAAGAAGCAACATTTTGCCAGGAGTACAGAAGAGAGGGGAACCTTATCTGGCCCTTGTTGTTAGATAATGTCAGACCTGATATGAGAATTGCTTGGGAAGAGCCATTCGGTCCAGTTTTGCCAGTTATTAGGATTAGTACTGTTGAAGAAGGGATCCACCATTGCAATGCTAGCAATTTCGGACTACAG GGATGTGTGTTCACCAAAGACATCAACAAAGCAATGTTGATTAGTGATGCAATGGAGACAGGAACAGTTCAGATAAACTCGGCGCCTGCTCGTGGTCCAGATCACTTTCCATTTCAG GGTATAAAAGATAGTGGAATTGGGTCACAGGGAATCACCAACAGCATCAATATGATGACCAAGATCAAGACCACTGTAATCAACTTACCGACCCCTTCTTACACCATGGGTTAG
- the LOC112185197 gene encoding 40S ribosomal protein S12, whose product MSGDEVEVPVPAEPVAAAPALGEPMDLMTALQLVLRKSLAHGGLTRGLHEAAKVIEKHAAQLCVLAEDCDQADYVKLVKSLCAEHNVNLMTIPSAKTLGEWSGLCKIDSEGKARKVVGCSCVVVKDFGEDTEGLHVVQEYVKSH is encoded by the exons ATGTCAGG AGATGAAGTTGAGGTTCCCGTTCCTGCTGAGCCTGTAGCTGCTGCTCCAGCTCTAGGTGAGCCCATGGACCTCATGACAGCATTGCAACTTGTGCTTAGGAAGTCATTGGCTCATGGTGGGCTTACACGGGGCCTGCATGAAGCTGCCAAGGTCATTGAGAAGCATGCTGCACAGCTTTGTGTTTTGGCTGAGGACTGCGACCAGGCTGATTATGTTAAGCTGGTGAAGTCACTGTGTGCAGAGCATAATGTTAACCTAATGACAATTCCTAGTGCTAAAACTCTTGGAGAATGGTCTGGG CTTTGCAAGATTGATTCTGAAGGGAAGGCAAGAAAGGTCGTTGGTTGCTCTTGCGTTGTTGTCAAG GATTTTGGTGAAGATACAGAAGGCCTTCATGTTGTTCAGGAGTACGTGAAGTCCCATTAA
- the LOC112189214 gene encoding replication termination factor 2 gives MHSKPQTFQIFLESPQLQIPTQTLTLSPIQTPTLYHLKLSLFSQTLPSLYFTLNGKPLFDSTPLLSSEISPLSTLILQFRAPGGGGDGGATGAESRDCYLNMYAEKKPDKVDPYEQRLSKFLNCALSNEPLKDPCVVDLLGNVFNKEPLVEALLGKKVPKAFGHIKGLRDMVPVHFTSINLPESESQATATGPRFQCPITGLEFNGKSKFLALRSCGHVLSAKALKEVKSSACLVCHVGFSEEDKIVINGNEEEVAALRERMESEKAKSRGKKVKKTKNGEGVGNAEEEGVEGSRLSGTKHGIDVKGVEKASAKVEGNGKVGNGGENVKGVSNGPAVKKFKAGDAAPANATKEVYASIFTSSSKKKFKETYSCRSLPLGRN, from the coding sequence ATGCATTCCAAGCCCcaaactttccaaatcttccTCGAATCCCCACAACTCCAAATCCCaacccaaaccctaaccctatcCCCAATTCAAACCCCAACTCTCTACCACCTCAAGCTTTCTCTTTTCTCCCAAACCCTTCCCTCCCTCTACTTCACCCTCAATGGAAAGCCCTTATTCGACTCCACCCCGCTTCTCAGTTCCGAAATTTCTCCCCTTTCGACCCTAATTTTGCAATTCAGAGCTCCCGGCGGAGGCGGCGATGGCGGCGCCACCGGGGCCGAGTCGAGGGATTGCTATCTCAACATGTACGCCGAGAAAAAGCCCGATAAGGTCGACCCGTACGAGCAGAGACTCTCCAAGTTTCTGAACTGCGCGCTTTCCAATGAGCCATTGAAGGATCCTTGCGTTGTGGATTTGCTTGGGAATGTGTTCAATAAGGAGCCTCTGGTTGAGGCCTTGTTGGGGAAGAAGGTGCCGAAAGCTTTCGGGCACATTAAGGGTTTAAGGGACATGGTTCCTGTGCATTTTACTTCGATTAACTTGCCCGAATCGGAGTCTCAGGCCACGGCCACCGGACCGAGGTTTCAGTGCCCCATTACGGGGCTGGAGTTTAATGGGAAGTCTAAGTTTCTGGCGTTGAGGAGTTGCGGGCATGTGTTGAGTGCAAAGGCATTGAAGGAGGTGAAGTCCTCGGCTTGCCTTGTGTGTCATGTGGGGTTTTCGGAGGAGGATAAGATTGTGATAAATGGGAATGAGGAGGAGGTCGCGGCACTGAGGGAGAGGATGGAGTCTGAGAAGGCGAAATCAAGggggaagaaggtgaagaagacGAAAAATGGGGAGGGGGTTGGGAATGCGGAGGAGGAGGGTGTGGAGGGTTCGAGGTTGAGTGGTACGAAGCATGGCATTGATGTGAAGGGTGTGGAGAAGGCTTCGGCGAAGGTGGAGGGGAATGGAAAGGTTGGGAATGGTGGGGAGAATGTGAAGGGTGTGAGTAATGGTCCTGCGGTGAAGAAGTTTAAGGCAGGGGATGCAGCCCCAGCTAATGCTACTAAGGAAGTGTATGCTTCGATTTTCACTTCGTCGAGCAAGAAGAAGTTTAAGGAGACATATTCTTGTAGATCTCTCCCACTTGGTAGAAACTGA
- the LOC112189110 gene encoding probable CCR4-associated factor 1 homolog 6 has protein sequence MSFLLKSDSVHIREVWNDNLDVEFELIRNIVDDYPYIAMDTEFPGIILRPLGTFKNTFDYNYQTLKSNVDLLKLIQLGLTFSDENGKLPTCGTDKYCVWQFNFCDFDFNEDMYALDSIELLSHSGMDFTKNNEKGVDARKFTELLMTSGIVLNENVVWVTFHSAYDFGYLLKLLTCKALPESQTEFFDVINLYFPTIYDVKHLMRFCNSLHGGLNKLAELLDVERVGISHQAGSDSLLTSSTFMKLKKSFFSGSPEKYAGVLYGLGIEDGQDSH, from the coding sequence ATGTCTTTTTTGCTGAAGAGTGATTCAGTTCACATTAGGGAAGTTTGGAACGATAATCTTGATGTGGAGTTTGAATTGATTCGGAATATCGTAGACGATTACCCTTATATAGCTATGGATACAGAGTTTCCGGGTATCATTTTGCGTCCCTTGGGGACTTTCAAGAACACTTTTGATTATAATTATCAGACCCTTAAGTCCAATGTAGACCTGTTGAAGTTGATTCAGCTGGGTCTCACGTTTTCGGATGAGAATGGGAAGCTGCCCACCTGTGGAACTGACAAGTACTGTGTGTGGCAGTTCAATTTCTGCGACTTTGATTTTAATGAGGATATGTATGCTCTGGATTCGATTGAGTTATTGTCCCACAGCGGAATGGATTTCACGAAGAACAATGAGAAGGGTGTCGATGCTCGTAAGTTCACTGAGCTGTTGATGACCTCTGGCATTGTGCTGAATGAAAATGTGGTTTGGGTGACATTCCATAGTGCATATGATTTCGGCTACTTGCTCAAGCTGCTTACCTGCAAAGCCCTTCCAGAGTCGCAGACAGAGTTCTTTGATGTGATCAATTTGTACTTCCCGACGATTTATGATGTTAAGCATCTGATGAGGTTCTGCAACAGCCTTCATGGTGGGTTGAACAAGCTGGCAGAGCTGTTAGATGTGGAGAGAGTTGGCATTTCTCACCAAGCTGGTTCTGATAGTTTACTTACCAGTTCTACCTTCATGAAATTGAAAAAGAGTTTCTTTAGTGGGTCTCCTGAGAAATATGCTGGTGTTTTGTATGGTCTTGGTATTGAGGATGGACAGGATTCtcattaa